TaaatacaagtttttaaaaacataggCATATGATATACAGTGCCGGactaaaatattcacacagcatacagatttatctttaatcttccatattttttaaacgaaggccacaacttttgtacgggtttcaaaaaatatttatttatatataacttattgaaatatatggaaaaactaaacttaagttggcacatttcagaaacaaaattaactaatgtttcgaagttcgattttaaggggacaaaaatattcacacagtttcttatttttaataagaaaatatttttttttttttaatagtttaatattttttggagAAGCCTATCTTTTTTATGACTTCTTTTAATCGTATTGGCATTGAATCGACCAATTTTTGGTGAcgtcagctccaatattttgccattcttgtgacaggacttctttaagttgagtcttactaataatatTGTGCTTTCATACACGTTCGCCCAATTTATCCCACAGAAATGTTCccaagctttaactttagagcgcattgtagtaggttttcttttaaaatatgaaggtacactgttttgtccattgaaaagctccaatattttgccattcttgtgacaggacttctttaagttgagtcttactaataatatggtaTTTTCCTAGACGCCCGCCCAATTTATCCCACAGATGTTCAATGGGATTTATGTCAGGTGATTGCGGAGGAGTCGGGAGAATGTGGGGAACATGATGCACTATCTATATTCGGCCCTCATGGGCtgtgtgtttggggtcattgtactGTTGAAAGTAGAAATGTTCccaagctttaactttagagctcattgtagtaggttttcttttaaaatattaaggtacactgttttgtccattgaatcgtcgatgaaaactaagtttcctacaccagatgcagccatacaaccccacaacaTGACACCTCCCCCACCATGTTTGACAGTGTTTACTACATTTTCCttttccaattcagtgtttggcctTCTCCAACTGTTACTCTGCCGtccgattaaaaaatattgaaaaatattatctaTGAATAGTATTCCGTTCCAGAAATCTtcagatttatttttgtaagattGGTTGTAAGAATTTTTCAATCGGAAGGCAGAGTAACAGTTTGGAGAAGTAcaaacactgaattggaaaagaacaatgtagtaaacactgTCAACCATGGTGGAGGATGGGTCATGTTGTGGAGTTGTATGGCTGCATCTGATGtaggaaacttagttttcatcgacggttcaatggacaaaacagtgtaccttcatattttaaaagaaaacctactacaatgcgctctaaagttaaagcttggGAACATTTCTGTGGGATAAATTGGGCGAACGTGTATGAAAGCACAatattattagtaagactcAACTTAAATAAGTCCTGTCacaagaatggcaaaatattggagctgacgtcaccaaaaattggtcgattcaatgccaagacgattaAAAGAAGTCATAAAACATATAGGCTACTccgaaaaatattaaactattaaaaaaaactattttcttattaaaaataagaaactgtgtgaatatttttgtccccttaaaatcgaacttcgaaacattagttattttttttttctgaaatttgccaacttatgtttttaatttttgcatatatttcaacaagttatatgtaaataaatatttttttgaaacccgtacgaaagttgtggccttcgtttaaaaaatatggaagattaaagataaatctgtatgctgtgtgaatatttaagtccggcactgtacGTGTGGCCACatattacattattttaaagttaattgtcttccatttgaacgtgtgttatattcatacatttgtgtttgtctattcggcatagccaaatgtatcattataagttgttttttgtgtaaaatgtatgtgtatgtataaaaatgttagccctttttagccttttttaacctttttttctaagtatttagccctttttgttcaccaagaattggcaacactgcaatgggcatatctgggttaatttcctaaaatttctttatatcttgaaatgaataaataatatatgctataataatatgtaatatatgTGTTATCATTTTcaggaaaaaaaggaaaaaaaaataaaggtaCCGTTATATCGTTACAATCATTTTTGTCGAATGGTGATGTTCCAGCAGGAACAACGCAGGTggcaaaaaatataagaaatgttGATGGGGAAGATAGTGACGATGGAGGAAAAATTCATACAGTGGTTTGCCAACTTCCTACAGCACCTCGTGCCAACAGAATATTTGATGATAATTCTATACCTCATAAACCACCATTTATTGCCTATGTCACTAATTTGCCATTTGATATTAAGGAGGAAgatatatatgaatattttaatgcAAATCATGTTATGTCGGTACGACTTCCACGAGAAGACGGAGAAACAGGCAGGGTTCGAGGATTTGGTTATGTGGAATTTGAGAGCAGAGATGATTTAATACAATCTTTAGGTATACCAGACCCAACAATTAAGGGCAGACGAATCAGAATCGACTTGTCTAATGAGAATGAACAAAATTCGAGACAGCGTGGGGCGAGAAGAGGGTATGATTCAGGGAGTAGTAATGTAGAAGGAAGAGATTCAACTAATTGGAGGCGCGACAGTACTCAAAAGAGGGACTCATACAGCTTTGGTGTTGAACGAAGCTTCAATAGAGATCAAAAGTCTACATCTGACGATTATAATTCACCTGGTTCATGGCGTCTAAAAAATGCATCTAATTCCACTGTATCATCTACtcttgaacaatttaatcaaAAAGATCGAGATGTATGTCAGGAAGAAAAGGATTATACATCCGAACGGCCAAAGCTAATGCTTAAGCCGCGTACACTGCCACTCCCAGAACTCGATGTACAATTGCAAATCACTGTAGAATCCAAAATTAATGATAATTCTGTAAAATTTACTGGTACATCGACGGAAAAAGTTTTTGGATCGGCGAAGCCAGTTGATACTACAGCAAGAGATTTAGAAATTGAAGAGCGTTTAGAAGATGTCCGCCGCCAAGACAACTTACGCAAGGATGTTATAAAAAGTACACATGATCTGAATGAATTGAGCATTgcaaaaaatgaaaaagttaCAAGTCTTGATCAAAACTGGCGACGTCAAAGTACAAACGAAGAAACTTACAATAATCAAGACAAGAAAAGTTTAAGAACAGGTaaacatttaattattaaattaatatgcaTCTTACAACATGTTTAAGTTAGATTTGTTGTTAGTTCCTTTTTGCGAACAactacttttaataaattattgtattatttaaatCCACGTTAGAATATGACATTACATTACATATATTCTAGCGAGAAAACCGTTAACGTTATCTTGAATGTTGTTTGCTTCCAACTTAGGTTTCTTTATAAGCCACAATTTAGTTATTATTCTTATTTGTATAtccgaaatatataaaataaataaaaagcaatattttatatatttcggaTATACGTCGAATATTTGGTCCTAACGAACAAGATATAGGAGAAAATAGTGTATCTTTGGTATCACGGAACTCCAAAATAGATGGGCTTCAAAAATACAGTCCAccgaataaatatttgttattttattttcttaacaagGTACGTAAATATATTACATTTGCGAGCTACACTATATAGTGACGTGCGATATAAAATTTAAGATGCTAAATGTCAACTGCCAAATCATACGAAGgttcattcccacgacagccggttctacgcaccggaatgacccgagttcactcggccaagggctgtcaactcagcaaacaatgctgctacaacaacaacaacgaaggtaaaaaatgttaaatgcgaaattttcatatacaacATATTTCCgccacattgctcggaaaacataccgctaagaacaccagaaaacatcgatcactctcttatgaATTTCGATAAAagtctcaaactggctgctcaacatgctacccaaaccccccggcaaatcagatataatagaatttattctgcagatgtcgaaaggctcttaaatgaaaaaagaagacttcgaagagagtggcaattgccaCTAATAGTTCCCCCAActcaaatcgaagcttaaatattgtataaaaatacttaaaaagctctttgaattatgaaaaatggaatcactaaataaatatttagaaagcctggacgcaaccccacaatcggattactcattatggcgggcaacaaaaagctttaaaagacctgtcatatgtaagtcccccttgc
The nucleotide sequence above comes from Calliphora vicina chromosome 1, idCalVici1.1, whole genome shotgun sequence. Encoded proteins:
- the eIF4B gene encoding eukaryotic translation initiation factor 4B, which codes for MASSGKKGKKNKGTVISLQSFLSNGDVPAGTTQVAKNIRNVDGEDSDDGGKIHTVVCQLPTAPRANRIFDDNSIPHKPPFIAYVTNLPFDIKEEDIYEYFNANHVMSVRLPREDGETGRVRGFGYVEFESRDDLIQSLGIPDPTIKGRRIRIDLSNENEQNSRQRGARRGYDSGSSNVEGRDSTNWRRDSTQKRDSYSFGVERSFNRDQKSTSDDYNSPGSWRLKNASNSTVSSTLEQFNQKDRDVCQEEKDYTSERPKLMLKPRTLPLPELDVQLQITVESKINDNSVKFTGTSTEKVFGSAKPVDTTARDLEIEERLEDVRRQDNLRKDVIKSTHDLNELSIAKNEKVTSLDQNWRRQSTNEETYNNQDKKSLRTDIRRDNVKDNRKKYQDKSEGSDCQKNRDGKRKDVIKNKREVKIDRQTYNNTHNQSEHAVQSSNKYSGLDEVSD